Proteins co-encoded in one Megalops cyprinoides isolate fMegCyp1 chromosome 1, fMegCyp1.pri, whole genome shotgun sequence genomic window:
- the LOC118788138 gene encoding SERTA domain-containing protein 2-like, whose amino-acid sequence MLGKGEKRKLDEDEDGLEGKALASAEAADGPSKVSYTLQRQTIFNISLMKLYNQRAPTEPSLERRVLINNVLRRIQEELKQEGSLRPLFFPASAPPDDPVDEGFREAQPTFGALSAAAPPPPSPPPPPPPPSAPAPPDSCLTPASLLEDDASLFCTSPSPHLAHQQHGPPRSPPPATKDSFSSALEEIDELCPATTTTTTSPPPSPEAVPHLPSTPPGIDSKDCSKTCGQKLEGPVSQPESRAATDESRLMDTLPPSGLDMSSSTSSSSGFLTDLALDDILFADIDTSMYDFDPCTSASGATASKMAPVVTADDLVKTLSPYGGGASSVTPSQPFKMDLAELDHIMEVLVGS is encoded by the coding sequence ATGTTGGGTAAAGGTGAAAAGCGGAAACTGGACGAGGATGAAGACGGGCTGGAAGGCAAAGCGCTGGCGTCGGCGGAGGCGGCGGACGGGCCGTCCAAGGTGTCCTACACCCTGCAGAGGCAGACCATCTTCAACATCTCGCTGATGAAGCTGTACAACCAGCGCGCGCCAACGGAGCCCAGCCTGGAGAGGCGCGTGCTCATCAACAACGTGCTGCGCCGCATCCAGGAGGAGCTCAAGCAGGAGGGCAGCCTGCGGCCGCTCTTCTTCCCCGCCTCCGCCCCGCCCGACGACCCCGTGGACGAGGGCTTCCGGGAGGCCCAGCCCACCTTCGGGGCGCTGTCCGCCGCGGCCCCGCCGCCACCGTCgccgcccccgccgccgccgcccccctCGGCCCCCGCGCCGCCGGACTCCTGCCTCACCCCCGCCTCCCTGCTGGAGGACGACGCCTCCCTGTTTTGCACTTCTCCGTCCCCCCACCTCGCCCACCAGCAGCACGGCCCGCCCAGGTCGCCCCCCCCGGCCACGAAAGACAGCTTCTCCTCGGCCCTGGAGGAGATCGACGAGCTCTGTCCGGCTACGACGACGACAActacctccccccccccctcgcccgaGGCCGTGCCCCATCTGCCCTCGACCCCCCCGGGGATAGACTCAAAAGACTGCAGCAAGACCTGTGGCCAAAAGCTCGAGGGGCCGGTCTCGCAGCCGGAGAGCCGGGCCGCGACGGACGAGTCCAGGCTGATGGACAcgctgccccctagtggcctGGACATGAGCTCgtccacctcctcttcctcgggcTTCCTCACAGACCTGGCCCTGGACGACATCCTGTTCGCGGACATCGACACCTCCATGTATGACTTTGACCCCTGCACCTCTGCCTCGGGGGCCACCGCCTCCAAAATGGCCCCCGTGGTGACGGCGGACGACCTCGTCAAGACTCTGTCCCCCTATGGTGGCGGCGCGTCCTCGGTCACCCCGAGCCAGCCTTTCAAAATGGACCTTGCCGAGCTGGACCACATCATGGAGGTCTTGGTCGGCTCTTGA